A genomic stretch from Theobroma cacao cultivar B97-61/B2 chromosome 4, Criollo_cocoa_genome_V2, whole genome shotgun sequence includes:
- the LOC18601440 gene encoding NADH dehydrogenase [ubiquinone] complex I, assembly factor 7 produces MLRKLLFQQASTARRLLSAQSIAPLLNKCSVCSYSSSSRSEIPQTNSIEQIEDQPTKTISIDRSGLYNPPEHSHEPSSDSELVKHLKGIIKFRGGPISVAEYMEEVLTNPKAGFYINRDVFGAEGDFITSPEVSQMFGEMVGVWAMCLWEQMGQPKRVNLVELGPGRGTLMADLLRGASKFKHFTESLHIHLVECSPALQKLQHQSLQCMDDDNTSEGVEKRITSTLAGTPVSWHVALEQVPSGLPTIIIAHEFYDALPIHQFQRASHGWCEKMIDVTEDSLFRFVLSPQPTPAALYLLKRCKWAVPEEIKKLNQIEVCPKAMDLTHTLAKRISADGGGALIIDYGLNGVVSDSLQAIRKHKFVDMLDNPGTADLSAYVDFACIRHSAEEASDDVSVHGPITQSEFLGSLGINFRVEALLQNCTDEQAESLRTGYWRLVGEGEGPFWEGPDEQVPIGMGTRYLAMAIVNKKQGIPVPF; encoded by the exons ATGCTGAGGAAGCTGCTATTTCAACAAGCTTCCACAGCTCGGCGTTTACTGTCTGCTCAGTCGATAGCTCCTTTACTCAACAAATGCTCTGTTTGCTCGTACTCTTCATCTTCACGGTCCGAAATCCCTCAGACTAATTCCATCGAACAGATTGAAGACCAACCCACGAAGACCATTTCCATTGACCGTTCTGGCCTCTACAATCCTCCAG AGCATTCCCATGAACCTTCCTCAGACTCTGAACTTGTCAAGCATCTCAAAGGCATTATTAAG TTTCGGGGTGGGCCGATATCGGTGGCAGAATACATGGAAGAAGTCCTAACAAATCCCAAGGCTGGGTTCTACATTAACCGGGATGTCTTTGGAGCTGAAGGTGATTTCATAACATCTCCAGAAGTAAGCCAGATGTTTGGCGAG ATGGTTGGTGTTTGGGCTATGTGTTTATGGGAGCAAATGGGACAACCAAAGAGAGTGAACCTGGTTGAGCTTGGCCCTGGCCGAGGAACTCTGATGGCTGATCTTCTTCGT ggtGCATCaaagtttaaacatttcaCAGAGTCATTGCATATACATTTGGTAGAATGTAGCCCAGCATTGCAAAAGCTTCAGCACCAAAGTTTGCAATGTATGGATGATGATAATACCAGCGAAGGTGTTGAGAAAAGGATTACAAGTACACTGGCTGGAACACCTGTATCGTGGCATGTGGCCCTGGAACAGGTTCCATCAGGAT TGCCCACAATAATTATTGCCCATGAATTCTATGATGCACTGCCAATCCATCAATTTCAG AGGGCTTCTCATGGCTGGTgtgagaaaatgatagatgTCACGGAAGATTCATT GTTTCGCTTTGTTCTATCTCCGCAGCCTACACCTGCAGCTCTGTACCTACTGAAGCGCTGCAAGTGGGCTGTGCctgaagaaataaagaaacttaATCAAATTGAAGTTTGCCCCAAAGCAATGGACTTAACTCACACACTTGCGAAGAGAATAAGTGCTGATGGAGGCGGGGCTCTTATTATTGATTATGGCCTGAATGGAGTAGTGTCAGATAGTCTGCAG GCCATTCGAAAGCATAAATTTGTTGACATGCTAGACAACCCTGGGACTGCTGATCTCAGTGCTTATGTTGATTTTGCTTGCATCAGGCACTCTGCTGAGGAAGCTTCAG ATGATGTGTCTGTTCATGGCCCTATTACTCAGTCTGAGTTCCTCGGTTCCCTTGGAATAAATTTCCGAGTTGAAGCCCTGCTACAGAACTGCACAGATGAACAAGCTGAATCTCTAAGGACAGGATACTGGCGTTTGGTGGGTGAAGGTGAAGGCCCCTTTTGGGAGGGACCAGATGAACAGGTGCCTATTGGGATGGGAACCCGTTACCTGGCAATGGCCATTGTTAACAAGAAGCAAGGCATCCCAGTTCCATTTTAA
- the LOC18601441 gene encoding FBD-associated F-box protein At1g66310: protein MELITFNMQNLCSLYDRFSDLPEPIILHVFSFLGSNDIVRLCYVSRKFRKLCMSSPNLSFKLTFDSEKCTAKCKKLQRFLKDFLSIHNAPEIHRLRLHWFCHSVRYDAKGSIFSLWVQKAVRNKVRELDIGVPVKPHKAFYLPAGVESLRVLKLKLQGGNLKSFASVFASLETLSLNSVSIPFLEFGEWVCNSCKSLKVLNLEKVNGIGNLNISSSSLKVLTIVCCADEEDGLVSDYSVTKDCKIFIDCSSLENLAISKCLFDGLHLNVNAPSLKGLEISDC from the coding sequence ATGGAGCTGATCACCTTCAATATGCAAAACCTTTGTAGTTTATACGATAGATTCAGTGATCTTCCGGAACCAATCATTCTTCATGTTTTCTCATTCCTGGGTTCCAATGATATTGTTCGGCTATGTTATGTCTCTAGAAAATTTCGAAAGCTATGCATGTCTAGCCCTAACTTGTCATTCAAGTTAACATTCGATTCTGAAAAATGCACGGCCAAATGTAAAAAGTTGCAGAGGTTTCTAAAGGATTTTCTGAGTATACATAATGCACCAGAGATTCATCGTCTTCGACTGCATTGGTTTTGCCACTCCGTCAGATATGATGCTAAAGGATCTATTTTTAGTTTGTGGGTTCAAAAGGCTGTAAGGAATAAGGTGCGAGAGCTGGATATTGGGGTTCCTGTAAAACCTCATAAAGCCTTCTACTTGCCTGCTGGTGTAGAGTCGCTGAGGGTGTTGAAATTGAAGTTGCAAGGGGGAAATTTAAAATCGTTTGCATCGGTGTTTGCCTCACTCGAGACCTTGTCACTAAATTCGGTATCGATTCCTTTCTTGGAATTTGGAGAATGGGTGTGCAATTCCTGCAAGTCCCTTAAAGTTTTAAATCTCGAAAAGGTTAATGGCATTGGCAATCTCAACATTAGCAGTTCATCTCTCAAGGTCTTGACAATAGTTTGTTGCGCTGATGAAGAAGATGGTTTGGTTTCAGATTATTCGGTCACCAAagactgtaaaattttcatcGACTGTTCCTCTCTTGAGAACTTAGCAATCTCTAAATGTCTGTTTGACGGCTTGCATCTCAATGTCAATGCACCTTCTCTCAAGGGTCTGGAAATCTCCGACTGTTAA
- the LOC18601442 gene encoding uncharacterized protein LOC18601442 produces the protein MLPTNDQTQNTNNPEIPIFLPVVAHFYLTFNIFSTIYQAYAHGDFPMVAFIVFVYLAYFFLMYCMTLLQALPPQDRSPRKDFLKSVIWVLTSVIFFGFAYQFSTFIHPVAAAFVFALAILASAFIFFLYFVYDGQQQQQQQQQKQSGSSTYRLRIHVLGFSPSTSKVCDSKIRQVVPGPENV, from the coding sequence ATGCTGCCAACCAATGATCAAACCCAAAACACAAATAATCCTGAAATACCCATATTCCTTCCAGTCGTGGCTCACTTCTACCTCACATTCAACATCTTCTCCACAATCTACCAGGCCTACGCTCATGGTGACTTTCCCATGGTAGCtttcattgtttttgtttaCCTCGCGTATTTCTTTCTCATGTATTGCATGACGCTGTTGCAAGCTTTACCTCCCCAGGATCGTTCGCCAAGGAAAGATTTCTTGAAATCTGTCATCTGGGTTTTAACCAGTGTCATCTTTTTTGGATTTGCTTATCAATTCTCCACCTTTATTCACCCTGTTGCAGCCGCTTTTGTCTTTGCTCTTGCAATTTTGGCCAGTgctttcatcttcttcttatATTTTGTCTATGATGGTCaacagcaacaacaacaacaacaacaaaaacaaagtggTAGCTCTACCTACAGACTTAGAATCCATGTACTTGGATTCTCTCCATCCACTAGTAAAGTATGTGACAGTAAAATTAGGCAAGTTGTGCCAGGTCCAGAAAATGTCTAA
- the LOC18601443 gene encoding protein CLP1 homolog — MSYGGKTMAAPAAVSGSASASTIKQVKLERESELRIEVGSETPLKLRLLNGSAEIFGSELAPEIWLTFPPRLKFAVFTWYGATIEMDGATETDYMADETPMVSYVNVHAVLEGRRNRAKTSSPNDSEASQGPRVIVVGPTDSGKSTLSRMLLSWAAKQGWKPTFVDLDIGQGSITVPGSIAATPIEMPIDPVEGIPLEMPLVYYYGHTTPSNNVDLYKALVNELAQMLETQFAHNAESRAAGMVINTMGWIEGTGYELLLHAIDIFKANVVLVLGQEKLFSMLKAVAKSKPNVDVVKLQKSGGVVSRNAKFRQKARAYRIREYFYGLANDLSPHSNIANFSDLLVYRIGGGPQAPRSALPIGADPVANPLRVTPVNIDQDLLHTVLAVSYAKEPDQILSSNVAGFIYITDIDIQRKKITYLAPSAGDLPSKYLIMGTLTWLET, encoded by the exons ATGTCCTATGGCGGTAAAACCATGGCGGCGCCGGCGGCGGTGAGTGGCTCTGCCTCGGCGTCGACGATAAAGCAAGTGaagttagagagagagagcgagCTGAGAATCGAGGTGGGTAGTGAAACGCCGCTTAAGCTCCGACTTCTTAACGGCTCAGCCGAGATTTTCGGATCCGAATTGGCCCCTGAGATATGGCTCACTTTCCCTCCTCGCCTCAAATTTGCT GTTTTCACTTGGTATGGAGCTACAATTGAGATGGATGGCGCTACTGAAACTGATTATATGGCAGATGAG ACACCTATGGTCAGTTACGTCAACGTGCATGCTGTATTGGAAGGACGTAGAAACCGTGCTAAAACTTCATCACCTAATGATTCTGAGGCATCCcag GGACCTAGGGTGATTGTTGTGGGGCCTACAGATTCTGGAAAGAGCACCTTATCAAGGATGCTTCTTAGTTGGGCAGCTAAACAAGGTTGGAAACCTACCTTTGTGGATTTGGATATAGGCCAAGGATCTATAACTGTTCCAGGATCTATTGCTGCTACGCCTATTGAAATGCCCATTGATCCAGTGGAAGGAATTCCTCTTGAGATGCCTCTTGTTTACTATTATGGGCATACAACTCCTAG TAATAATGTAGATTTGTATAAAGCACTTGTGAATGAGCTTGCTCAAATGCTGGAGACTCAATTTGCTCATAATGCTGAATCACGAGCTGCTGGCATGGTAATCAATACCATGGGTTGGATAGAAGGTACAGGCTATGAG TTGCTTCTCCATGCAATTGATATATTTAAAGCCAATGTTGTCTTGGTTTTGGGTCAG GAAAAACTGTTCAGCATGCTCAAGGCTGTAGCAAAAAGTAAGCCTAATGTGGATGTTGTGAAACTTCAGAAGTCAGGGGGTGTTGTATCCAGGAATGCAAAATTCCGTCAGAAAGCTAGGGCTTACAGGATTAGG GAGTACTTTTATGGCCTCGCAAATGATCTTTCCCCTCATTCTAATATTGCAAACTTTAGTGATCTACTGGTCTATCGGATTGGTGGTGGTCCACAGGCCCCAAGATCAGCTTTGCCAATTGGTGCAGATCCTGTTGCTAACCCTTTAAGAGTAACACCTGTGAATATTGACCAGGATTTGCTTCATACTGTTCTTGCTGTTTCATATGCCAAGGAGCCTGACCAAATTTTGTCAAG TAATGTTGCTGGGTTTATTTACATCACTGACATTGATATTCAGAG GAAGAAAATTACATACCTTGCACCATCAGCTGGGGATCTACCAagcaaatatttgattatgggAACCTTGACATGGCTTGAAACTTGA
- the LOC18601444 gene encoding probable polygalacturonase At3g15720, protein MATCKPLFLILLIQCILLAESCDQDQHNIFDVINFGAIGDGANDDTEAFKHAWDAVCGSSVSSPTFVVPGGKTFVLQPLTFNGQCNSTTFTFQINGTIIAPSNPSEWKCNDKNCHQWITFEHFDGLSIQGSGTINGQGTNWWTLSCEDNEELCDKKATGFVIAHSNNVQISELTFEDSPKVHISLERSTLINATRLTIQAPGDSPNTDGIHIQHSTNVSIDQSLIQTGDDCVSIGDGSSYIDISNINCGPGHGISIGSLGRNGHNESVEFVHVRDVSFNRSTNGVRIKTWQGGHGHVRNITFERITSHGARRPIIIDQYYCPHDHCSNETSAVEIDNVAYSQIEGTTDRETAVQLACSESTPCTNIFMKDINLRYEEDEEKTSSYCLNAQGLRNGRVSPNVTCLQQDDNF, encoded by the exons ATGGCCACCTGCAAACCACTCTTCCTAATTCTTTTGATTCAATGCATTTTATTGGCTGAATCTTGTGATCAAGATCAACACAACATTTTTGATGTCATTAATTTTGGAGCCATTGGAGATGGAGCTAACGATGATACAGAG GCCTTTAAGCATGCTTGGGATGCTGTTTGCGGATCTTCAGTCTCTTCACCAACCTTCGTTGTACCTGGAGGAAAGACCTTTGTGCTGCAACCCTTGACTTTCAATGGCCAATGCAACTCAACTACCTTCACTTTCCAG ATTAATGGCACTATCATTGCCCCAAGCAATCCTTCTGAATGGAAATGCAATGATAAAAACTGTCACCAGTGGATTACGTTTGAACATTTTGATGGCCTCTCCATTCAAGGATCTGGTACCATCAATGGCCAGGGAACAAACTGGTGGACTCTTTCTTGCGAAGATAATGAAGAG CTCTGTGACAAAAAAGCAACG GGCTTTGTTATAGCACACTCCAACAACGTACAGATTAGTGAGTTGACCTTTGAGGACAGTCCCAAAGTGCACATCTCATTAGAAAGGTCTACGTTGATTAATGCCACCAGACTCACAATCCAAGCCCCAGGGGACAGCCCCAACACTGATGGCATTCACATCCAGCACTCCACTAATGTCTCCATAGACCAATCTCTCATCCAGACTG GTGATGATTGTGTATCAATCGGAGACGGTTCATCATACATCGATATTAGCAACATCAACTGCGGTCCAGGCCATGGGATCAG CATTGGAAGTCTTGGAAGGAATGGACACAATGAGAGCGTTGAATTTGTTCATGTAAGGGATGTTTCTTTCAACAGATCAACGAATGGGGTTAGAATAAAGACATGGCAG GGAGGACATGGACATGTAAGAAACATAACATTTGAGCGTATAACATCTCATGGTGCAAGACGCCCTATCATCATCGACCAATATTATTGTCCCCATGATCATTGCAGCAATGAA ACCTCGGCGGTGGAGATTGACAATGTTGCTTACAGTCAAATAGAAGGGACAACAGACAGAGAGACTGCAGTGCAGCTTGCATGCAGTGAATCAACTCCATGCACGAACATCTTCATGAAAGACATAAATTTGCGatatgaagaagatgaagagaaGACTTCATCATATTGTTTGAATGCTCAAGGGTTGAGAAATGGAAGAGTTAGTCCCAATGTAACTTGTTTACAACAAGATGATAATTTCTAA